GTAGAAAGCCCATTAAGCGCATTATGGAGGGTTTTAGCCTCCTATTAAAGAGGACTCCATTCCCGGGCTCGAACAAGAGACCTCATAAGTAGTTTACTTTCATTTTTGGACTAAAGGTCTATAATTGCTTAATGTGCTAGTCCGTTTCTTGCTTCTATGAAGGTTAATTTTGGATATTGAGATACTACTAAGAGAATGAACCATGTTTGTGGCTTGAGTTTGAGCATATATGGTCCATTATCCACTAGGAAACTACTTATGCTTCTTATAATAGTCAAAAAATTTATACTTAAACTGAAGGAAATGCCTTTTGAACTAATTTGGTGGCACAGTTCGAGTTGTTCGAGAAAAGGAGAAGGGTGAAAGAAggtttattgttcttcttagttTTGGCTTATATTGCATAGGAAGCACAATGGAGGACTGTAGTAGGTAAACAATGTTTTAGAGTGTTTGAAATACATGTAGTGTGAGACGTGCGCATAGGACTTAGTTAAGAATGAATTTTTATTGCATATAGTAAATAATCTTTTTGCTTTTGGGAAGAAAAAACATGTAAATCTTGGTCTTTTCAGTTTCTTGTTTGATTCTATGGGTCTTTTGTACGCTTAAATTTTTgtaattcatccaatgcaggtgGATTTAGTCACCGAGACTGATAAGGCATGTGAAGATCTCATTTTTAATCATCTCAAGCAACAGTTCCCAAGCCATAAGGTTAGCTTTCATCTTGTATTCTTAGTTCCATCACTTTATTAGCTGTATTGTGAAACGATTTTACTCATCTATTTCCGGCTCTTTGCTGCAATATCTCTTCACTTTAGTTCATTGGCGAAGAAACAACTGCTGCTTGTGGCAATTTTGAGCTGACTGATGAACCAACTTGGATAGTTGATCCACTCGACGGAACGACTAATTTTGTGCATGGGTAATCATAAATTTCTCCATACTTAGATTGAACTTGTTTTATGATTCATGAAGCCGCTCAAGCTGATTTGTGAAACTTGATTAATTTTAGGTTTCCGTTTGTCTGTGTATCGATCGGTCTCACAATTGGAAAGATTCCAACAGTTGGTGTTGTTTATAACCCAATTATTGATGAGGTGAGATATCTCTGTCAACTATGCTTCAATTCTAAATTAGTTGAGTTCGTTTGTATGAATCCTCTATATTCATTTCCTTATCCTTAGGTTCAATTCATTCCAGTACGAAACAATATATTTTTGTGAGCAAATATGAGATTCTTTATAAAGTAAAGGTTCTCTAAATTCCATGCTTACCCCTACATAACTATACAAGTCTCTAACCAGAATAAACTTTCCAAAGAGACACATGTCCTAATAGTAATTGTAACAGCAACTAACCTTTATTCACAACTAGTTGGTTTCCTTATATGGATCTTTTACTTCCACTTTATTCTATTCTTCACTTTATTTGTATTAATTCAGAGAAAAAGTAGGTAATTTGGGACAACTTCCTTCAAGTAGGTAAGGAAGCATGACTCGCACATCGCATGAGTTTTGCAGCCTAATTATTTGTTACATAAATTATGAGATAAACCCTCACCACCAATCGACAACAGAAAGAGAAATGGAGCAAAAAAACAGAGAGCATCCTTACACATGAATAATTTCCCAATTCATAATAGTAATCAACTTGTTGTAGCTGTCCTGACTCCTGACTTGTGATCAATTTGGGAGCTGTTGGTcgttttatttaacattgtttcTTGGTGAACTGATGATCCAAGTTAGTAAGAGGATTTTTACTTTTGACATGCAGCTTTTCACTGCAATCCATGAGAAAGGTGCTTTTCTCAATGGGAAGCCTATCAAAGGTATTGTTGCATATTGATTTGGTGCAGCTTTTAAAACATCGTATCTACAACCTATCGATCACTGACAAGTCTTCTGCATTGATTTAATACCCGCAGTATCTTCACAGTCTGAACTTGTGAAGGCTCTTCTTGCTACAGAGGTACTTGACCTTCATTATTGTTTTTGCTTTATAATAGCATGTTTAATGAAGCATGACACATAAAGACAACTTCAGATCTGTTTTGCTGTAACCATTGTTAATAAGAACATGAAATTTAGTTAATTGTTTTCAGAATATTTTCCAACTACAATTAATTGAACATCCATGTTGGTTTGTATGAACTCGGACGTGGCATATAATTGGTGAAGCATGCATCCTCTTTTTGATTGTAGGCTGGTCATTCTTTAAGAATACCTTCGATTATTTTACTTCAAGCAAGACTGCCCGTCCTGAGTTCTACAAAGATGTGAATAGGATAAACTGGTCAATTAAGTGAATACGGAAACCAGTTTCTGTTGCTTGTCCAATTCTAGGAACACGCTTATTCTTAGCCAAGATATAAAAAATTCCTGCAAATCTCTAGCAACCTCCTATTATATTGATAGTCTTACTTGTATGCTGTTAGATGGCAGTAGTTGTTATTGATCATTATGGTTATGTTATGATGAAGTTTACAAGATTTCTTTTCCCGTCACATTTATTTGGAGAATCTATTATAGACCTGGCTGGATCTATGCCTATCGGTGTGCTGGTTCACTTTTTACCTCTTTGGTATACTAGGAAAAGTTACTGACATTTATTTTACTGGAGCAGGCTGGAACGAAGCGGGATAAGTTAACTCTAGATGCTACTACAGGGAGAATCAATAGCTTGCTTTTCAAGGTCACTAACACCTTCCAAGACATCCACGCTTTTAGTTAAAAATATGTGTAGACTAAAAAAAATCGGGTGGATCTTTATATTACAGGTCAGGTCCCTCCGGATGTGCGGTTCTTGTGCATTAAATCTGTGTGGAGTGGCATGTGGAAGGCTTGATCTCTTCTACGAACTTGAATTTGGAGGCCCTTGGTAAGGCTTGTAATTTCTTTTTAATCTGCTAACATGTGACATATTGGTAACAATAACTactacccagtataatcccaccaagtggggtctggggagggtaggatgtatgTAGCCTTACCCGGGAGACTATAATgaccctcggctaaagaaggTGAAGGAAGCCCTCATAGCAAGTGATAGCAAGACAAATAGTTAGAAAACTAAATCAGAGATAACAACAAAGAATAGCAAGATAGTACCGATAACAAGTAATAGCAAGATAGTATATTTAGACAAATAAGTCCAAGGCAGCACACGAGAATTTGCTTATATAGGGATGTGGTAACAAAAAGTTAAAAAAACATGTGACATATTGGTGACAATTTGCTTCTACATACAGGGATGTGGCAGGTGGTGCTGTGATAGTGAAAGAAGCTGGAGGTTTCGTGTTTGATCCGTGAGTAACACTCTTTATTCCTCATGAAATTTCCTAATAATGAAATAGAATAAGATGAAGTTTCCATGTTCACATAGAGAGAAAAGTAGAGTTCAGTATTTCTGAGAGAAATAGAGATCAGATTATTCAATAATATATTTAAGTATACACCTGTATGGAGCGGAAAAGATGTAGCAAATTCATATATCCAACCCCCAACAGTTTTAAGATCAACGCAAAATTGAATGATTGATTGTTTTAATAATCAAACGACAGTTCGATATCTCTGATGTATAGTAGTTTTTCTTCATCAGATCTGGTTCAGAATTTGACCTCACAGCTCGACGGGTAGCTGCTACAAACGGTCATCTCAAGGACGCATTTATCAAGGCCTTGAATGAATCGGAATGAGAAGAAGCTACCGTCAGAAGCAGTTTTAATTTCATATTAAACGGGATATAGCTCTAATCATGTCCTGACTCTATCTTCAGGATTCAATCATTATTTAGCCAAGAAACATTCACTTCTTGCCATTTATTGCTGGTTTTAATTAACCAGGCAAGTCAGCTGTACTATCCTTTTTAATAAACAGAGACCATATAATGTTATAGATTTGGTTCTTTAGTGTAAGAAACTTCCTGAAAGACCAATTTTCGTCATCGACATTAGTTTGTTTGATGGAAGGTGACTTCAATGATATATTATGTAATGGGATAGATTTTGTTCTATAGTATAAGAAGCTTCCTACAAGGCCTATTTCTGCCAAAGACATCAGTTTGTTTGATAGAAAAAGACTTCATTGATATAACTTCTCTTCAATCTTATCATTGTCAAACACTGTCCTTggagaaattattattattaactttTTGTGGAGTAGCTTTATACTGATAGAATATGACGAATTATTTTAGTGGCTGTTCTACTTTTAGAATTGGTAATACTTTTGTGTAGTAGTTTGAAAAGATAAATGTTGTTCTTCTACTCCCACTACTGgtttacaacaacaataacaacaacccagtataatcccacttagtggggtctgggagggtagtgtgtacacagaccttacccctaccttgtgaaggtagagaggttgtttccaatagaccctcggctcaggaaaacaTAAGAACTACATTAATTAAAAGATGGACAATGAGGGACAACACCAAAAAGCCATGTAAAAGCAGCATAGAAACAACGCGATAATAAGATGatcaaaatggaagaaaatgacgGGTAGTCATagaaacctactaccaacagaatgCGAGAGTGCGTACTAATCCTACTGATATGAACAATCTACCACCTaccctactaccctaatcctcgactcTGGACCTCCACACTAATGGTTTGCACTATATCTGATTTTTTGACTTAATATTATAGTAATTTGCTGTGCTAATGTTAAAGACTACTAGTATATATCTCTTTATCCTTGTAGCCAATAATGTGAAGTTCAGCTGAATAAGAGTATGAgagactacaacaacaacaacataccgaGTATAATTCCATAAGTGGGGTTTGGGAAGAGTAGTGTGGGGAggatagtatgtacgcagaccttacccctgcctgGAGAGGTAGTTGCCGGAAAGGTAGAGGATGAAGAGAATTAGAGACTGAAACATATAAAGAGAAAAAAGAACACCCTGATTTATATTGCATAAGGAGTAAAGTACATATGTAATATCAACaagaaattcaagaaaataaaatccgaaccaaaaaaacaacaacaaacaccTAATGTAATTCTACGAGTAGGGTCGAGTAGGgtatgaggagggtagtgtgtacatagaccttacccctaccttgagaaggtagagaagttgaaattcaagaaaataaaaccTGAACCgacaaaaaaaagggaaaaaagaaaaagaaaaccatCCCATGATGCTCTATATCTAAATATTCCTCTGGCATCATATCCAAGATTGAACTACATAAGTAGACAAATCAAACTATCTCCAGTACAGAAGAATATTTCAATGTCTAAACTCTGTAATGTATCCTAGTAGTTCCATTTCCATAGCCATTATTATAGCCATTTGTTTCATATAAACCTTGTCCTTGTGTATTCTTCTCAACAGTAGTAACAGATTTATTTCTCTTTATAACCACACACCATGTAATAACTTCCAAGAATGCAGCAATGATTCCTAAACCAATTAATGTTCCAATATAAGCTATTCTCCATTTGTTCTCAGGATTCAATATGTTCAAACCTTTGAATATGTTGAAGATTCCAAGGACAACAATTGAGTATCCAACTGATCTGTGGTAAATGTTCCAGTAGATCCTGTGTTTGTGATCCCTTTTTGGCCTTAGCAGCATAGCAGAAGCCTGTAATCAAAAGGCATATTCACATTGtagttaaattaaaaatttagatgATTGTAAATGAACTTTTCAATTTCATTTCTTGCTTAGAATGTTATGATTCAAATATTTAATAGGAAAAAGCTATGCTGCGCGGACTCTCCAAGATGCTGCCGTACTTGCCGGCAGTATTTCGGAGTGTCCGAGCAACATAGAAAAAAGGAACTACAAAATTACCTCTCTAATATatgaattatttaaaaaaaaatattctctcTTAAACTTTGGAGACATTCATACCCTTGCCGTTAACTAACTTGCCCTTGACTTTAATGGAGCTCCAACGTGGACCGGATGAATTCCACGTGTCAAACAAGAAAAGGTCCAATTTTACCCCTCTACTTttaatatgattttatattaCCCTCCGTTACATATTTCAGGTTAAAACGCCATTAAAGTCaaggataaaaataagacgaTTTACTAACAACAAGGGTATGAATAGCCAACGTATAACAAAAGGCTATTAAGATATTTCGTATAGTAGAGGGCTACTTTTGATCAACAACAACAAAGCCAGTGAAATCtcacaagtagggtctggggagggtactgtgtacgcaaaccttacccctaccatatgaaggtagagaggttgtttccgaaaacAATCACTTTTTGGCATTAACAAATCAATGTTGATAGCCAAAATCTTGAAGTAACAATGTGCAATAGAGAATGACTAGATTACCTGAAGGGTAGCAAGGGAAAACAGGACAATCCCAATGGTTCTGTGGACAGTAAATTTAATACCAGGGGACTCACTCCCCAGTTGAAGACCAGTAGCCCAACCAGCAACACCAATAACATAAGCTGTGATTTGCCAAATTGAGTGTAGGTAAAACCATGCAGGATCTGAAAACACCTTTAAATACCTTGCAAATAGGATCCCTATAGGCATCATGATCCCCCAACTCACTGCATTTAGCAGTCCATGAAGCTGAAAAAATCCATTAAAAAATCAGAATTTCAAGTCAAAACTTATTACTAGTACTTTTCAAAGAAAAAATGCAATCAGTTTCAACGACAACAAattcagtgtaatcccacaaagtAGGGTCGGGGTagagtgtatgcagaccttactcctaccttgtgaaggtagaggggttgtttccgatagacctccCGGCTCAAGGTAAAAGTAAAAGAAGCAGACACAATATAGAACTGGTAAAGTCACATAACTATTTCTTGTCGCATTAAAATAACTAAACTTTTTCTACTATAAATGTAAAGTCATCGATAAACCTATCCATCAATGTGTGACTTTAATGTTAAAGTGGTAAAGTTTAGTAACAAAAACAGTTTTCTGACTTTACTATTCtaaggaagaaaaaaaagggcaacccggtgcactaagctcccgctatgcgcaagGTCCGAGGAAGAATTGGACTACgagggtctattgtatgcagccttaccctgcatttctgcaagaggctgtttccacggcttgaacccatgacctcctggttacatggcagcaactttaccagttacgccgaGACTCCCCTTCTTCTACCTTAATGTGATAAAATAGTTGTTCGGCTTCACTGATATAGCACGTAAAGTTCAGTAACTATATGTGAAACTAAATAAATCAAATGACTTACATTTTTCTTGTTAAATTGTGAGCTTGCAGCTCCAGTAGTAGTAGTTTTAGATTGTCCAGAAAGAAGGCTAAGAGCTCCAGCAGATTGAACATTAACACCAGAAGTATCATGCATTGCAGGAGAATCTCCTGAAACTGGACCTTCTTGCCATACTTGGTTCACAATTGTAGAGTTAAACTTATCAAGTTTTAATGTAGCAAAAATCGCGATTTCGTTATTCGAATATGTAGCTGATAAATCAGAGACAGGAAAACTCAGATTCCCTTCTTGTAACTGTGTTTGATAACTTGTGACAGGAGATGTGTAAACTCTCATTTTTCCATCTGATTTTTGATATGCAACTAATGCTTGTGAACCAACCATGCCTTGAGCTGTTGGATTTATAGCCCATGCTACCCATCTTGAGGAGGCAATTTTAGTGTGTCGAAAGGCGATTTTCGCAGTTTTTGAAGAAGGATCATAATTCCAGTGAAGGAATGAGTTCAAGTAAGGTAAATCACTGCATGAAGTGAAGATTTGGTTGCTTGTAAAGTTGTACTTTGTGCATGATTGAGCATATGTGGATGACACAAACAGAGAAAACAGAATACATGAAATCAAGAAAACTCTTAACATTTTCAAGAAACTAAGGATTCTAGAACactatgttgttgttgttattttggtgtttggaGAAAAAGTTTATGATGGAATGAGAAGGAATGGAGGGGCTAATATATAAAGGGTAGTGGGGTTAAGATTAGTTAGATAGTTTGGCTTGGAAGATTTCTTTAATATTTGTACTTATTTGGGGTTGGGTACAGAGGCGGAGTCAGAATTTCAACTTTATGGGTTCTGAATTTTAACCGACAACAACTTTATGGGTTCTAAATTTagtatttgtatatatttaataaatttcttaagacaaatatattatttgagcaaaagcTATTGGGTTCGATCAAACCCGTATTCAGgcttctagctccgcccctggtttttttgggggggagggggtttggggggggggggggtcttttTAGGGCACCTGTCAAAGTGTTGTTtactaattaagtttgttttcaaCAACTAATTCCTTTTTTCATACCTGCACATGTCTAACATTCAACTGCAATTGTCCTAAACTTGATATTGTATTAAGGTGATGAAAAGGGAAACAAAGATTTAAACAAATGAAAGAATCTTTTCAAGAAGAATAAATTTGTATATGAGTACAAAAAGTTTTTAATGACTTCTTCTTTCTACTCTATCCATAATTTTCCTTACTTGGACTAGTTAattcttggtatattttgtaAGTTTAGTAATGAGCATAACGGTCAGTCGATAACTATTTATAGGTATCAACTTGccacaaaaaaaaatacttttttacttTTGTGTCATGGATATCTAGTTAGATAAGATGTAGTAAAACTATGAATTAGAAAATGTCACTTGGATTAAAATTCTAACTTCTTAGCTCTTTAGATACCTTGCTTGGTAGGGTGAAATTTTCAGTTTTTCACCTATAAAACATAACAGTCCAATTCAGTTTTTAGagtataattttgtatatataaaaagGATTTTGGTGCATAAATTATTTCGTATTCACGAAAGGTTTGGGGAAGGATCGCATCTTAAGGGGTGTAATCAGTGGCGGAAGCAGGATTTCAGCGAAGGggttcaaacaaagaaaaagttaaaaaattgaaaaagattgTGGCTAGTAGGAATTGAACTAATGATCTCAAAT
The sequence above is drawn from the Nicotiana tabacum cultivar K326 chromosome 13, ASM71507v2, whole genome shotgun sequence genome and encodes:
- the LOC107801850 gene encoding inositol monophosphatase 3-like → MAQDGSLEQFLDVAVEAAKKAGDVIRQGFHETKNVEHKGVVDLVTETDKACEDLIFNHLKQQFPSHKFIGEETTAACGNFELTDEPTWIVDPLDGTTNFVHGFPFVCVSIGLTIGKIPTVGVVYNPIIDELFTAIHEKGAFLNGKPIKVSSQSELVKALLATEAGTKRDKLTLDATTGRINSLLFKVRSLRMCGSCALNLCGVACGRLDLFYELEFGGPWDVAGGAVIVKEAGGFVFDPSGSEFDLTARRVAATNGHLKDAFIKALNESE
- the LOC107801843 gene encoding cytochrome b561 and DOMON domain-containing protein At5g47530; this translates as MLRVFLISCILFSLFVSSTYAQSCTKYNFTSNQIFTSCSDLPYLNSFLHWNYDPSSKTAKIAFRHTKIASSRWVAWAINPTAQGMVGSQALVAYQKSDGKMRVYTSPVTSYQTQLQEGNLSFPVSDLSATYSNNEIAIFATLKLDKFNSTIVNQVWQEGPVSGDSPAMHDTSGVNVQSAGALSLLSGQSKTTTTGAASSQFNKKNLHGLLNAVSWGIMMPIGILFARYLKVFSDPAWFYLHSIWQITAYVIGVAGWATGLQLGSESPGIKFTVHRTIGIVLFSLATLQASAMLLRPKRDHKHRIYWNIYHRSVGYSIVVLGIFNIFKGLNILNPENKWRIAYIGTLIGLGIIAAFLEVITWCVVIKRNKSVTTVEKNTQGQGLYETNGYNNGYGNGTTRIHYRV